In a genomic window of Leucoraja erinacea ecotype New England chromosome 8, Leri_hhj_1, whole genome shotgun sequence:
- the LOC129699527 gene encoding transcription factor Ovo-like 2 codes for MPRAFLVKRKEPYLEIRDWNELPDEERADTYIPVILNSFPSYQEGKGEDEAAAGTVGLDQASEQRRLPYKTEPRQENAGEQVVKSDFSRRNVLRTKIKITTGECSQSTYSCQVCSKGFRLQRMLTRHLKCHSQVKRHLCTYCGKGFNDTFDLKRHVRTHTGIRPYKCSLCHKAFTQRCSLESHLKKIHGVAQKYNYKERRAKLYVCEECGFTAINQEELYLHMKQNHPDNPMLKKTSKKIVASLQRKLLHNSDDNKESD; via the exons ATGCCCAGAGCTTTCTTGGTGAAGAGAAAAGAACCTTACTTGGAGATCCGagattggaatgagctgccggacgaAGAGCGAGCTGACACCTACATACCAG TCATTCTGAACAGTTTCCCGAGTTACCAAGAAGGGAAGGGCGAGGACGAGGCAGCAGCCGGCACGGTCGGCTTGGACCAGGCGTCAGAGCAGCGCCGCCTCCCTTACAAGACCGAACCACGCCAGGAGAATGCGGGCGAGCAGGTTGTGAAATCGGACTTCAGCAGACGCAACGTCTTGCGAACGAAAATCAAG ATCACCACAGGCGAGTGCAGCCAGAGCACCTACAGCTGCCAGGTGTGCAGCAAGGGCTTCCGCCTACAGCGCATGCTCACCCGTCACCTGAAGTGCCACAGCCAGGTGAAACGCCACCTGTGCACgtactgcggcaagggcttcaacgACACGTTCGACCTCAAGCGGCACGTCAGGACGCACACAG GTATCCGGCCCTACAAATGCAGCCtgtgccacaaagccttcacacAGAGATGCTCCCTGGAGTCGCACCTGAAGAAAATCCATGGAGTGGCACAGAAGTACAACTACAAGGAGAGGAGGGCAAAGCTCTATGTCTGTGAAGAGTGTGGTTTCACTGCCattaaccaagaggaactctacCTTCACATGAAGCAGAACCACCCGGACAACCCCATGCTGAAAAAGACCTCCAAGAAGATTGTTGCCTCTTTACAGAGGAAACTGCTGCACAACAGCGACGATAACAAGGAATCGGATTAG